In Chrysoperla carnea chromosome 2, inChrCarn1.1, whole genome shotgun sequence, the following proteins share a genomic window:
- the LOC123291756 gene encoding probable cyclin-dependent serine/threonine-protein kinase DDB_G0292550 has product MSINIVDEPNQIVISEDESLQDVVFLPTDKRESKTPEDESNEKSKNSTKLSQDEADKNSSNFLVLKSIKSKKLQDETKMILNTKNSTDESQQVNDERSFNFLELPDSEETFYSSSSPKETEVQKTFEDPMVLINTPRKCPIAQDGKVLFVPLLTSTQNIGAVEGTQTETPYLEPSKCFGSLFVNFNTPAFEINNLIEENQQKKNFEDKNADKENIFDTSSLQDVEGEDLINYFSIKRRKPNTSEKNKDAKTSEHIGEKNVINLEKTQSKNTKLIREENTNSNNLNRNQPKNKEAKTNIAFGDDLNDVPIRGRKPNTPKKNKDRKTSEVIGEKKVLNESTNLNNLDRNQPKNKKSTTNKVLKEEIVVNLQEIQSSNITLARKESKNAKNFGGNLSENTHKTKGQTKDKKLSNNIQATKLKQTEDRKRNFEQTENLCGSSFKKEISGNSKIIIKLNPESESGVKEIHYNLNKGDVIEVQPLTEEASASTLNNDFNLIQIEKAFNNIENQLNNFDNNVIPGRSGKNPNEFEYRRVKFKCLNCRHLCLHKIKKRIGKSKHIVVCSCGCRNLIRFNPENQLDSISRVTNLLQ; this is encoded by the exons ATGTCGATTAATATTGTAGATGAGCCTAATCAAATCGTAATATCTGAAGACGAATCACTGCAGGACGTTGTATTCTTGCCGACTGACAAAAGAGAATCAAAAACACCAGAAGATGAATCTAATGAAAAgtcaaaaaattcaacaaaattaagtCAAGATGAAGCTGATAAGAatagttcaaattttttggtattaaaatctataaaatctaaaaaacttcAGGATGAaactaaaatgatattaaatacaaaaaattcaactGACGAGTCACAGCAAGTTAATGATGAGAGGTCGTTTAATTTTCTCGAATTACCTGATTCGGAAGAAACCTTCTATTCGAGTTCATCACCAAAAGAAACCGAAgtacaaaaaacatttgaagatccgatggtattaataaataccCCTAGAAAGTGCCCCATTGCACAGGATGGAAAAGTATTATTTGTGCCGTTATTAACGAGCACCCAAAATATAGGAGCTGTCGAAGGTACTCAAACTGAAACACCATATTTGGAGCCAAGTAAATGTTTTGGGAGTTTATTTGTCAACTTTAATACACCAgcatttgaaattaataacttaatCGAG GAAAatcaacaaaagaaaaattttgaagataaaaatgctgataaagaaaatattttcgatactTCATCTTTACAAGACGTCGAAGGAgaagatttaataaattatttctcaatTAAACGTCGAAAACCAAATACATCGGAGAAAAATAAAGATGCAAAAACATCTGAACATATTggtgaaaaaaatgttataaatttagaaaaaacgcaatcgaaaaatacaaaattaattcgaGAAGAAAATACTAATTCGAACAATTTGAATCGAAATCAGCCGAAAAATAAAGAAGCAAAAACGAACATAGCCTTTGGAGATGATTTAAATGATGTTCCAATTAGAGGGCGAAAACCAAATACACCGAAGAAAAATAAAGATAGAAAAACTAGTGAAGTTATTGGAGAAAAAAAGGTGTTAAATGAAAGCACAAATTTGAACAATTTGGATCGAAATcagccaaaaaataaaaaatcaacaacaaatAAAGTCCTTAAAGAAgaaattgtagtaaatttacaagaaatacaATCGAGTAATATAACATTAGCCCGAAAAGAGAGtaaaaatgccaaaaatttCGGTGGAAATCTATCGGAAAACACTCATAAGACAAAAGGAcaaacaaaagataaaaaattatcaaataatattcaagCGACGAAATTGAAACAAACTGAAGATAGAAAGAGAAATTTTGaacaaactgaaaatttatGTGGGTCTAGCTTTAAGAAAGAAATATCAGGAAATTCGaagattattataaaacttaatcCGGAATCAGAAAGTGGTGTAAAggaaattcattataatttaaacaagGGCGATGTTATCGAAGTTCAACCACTGACAGAAGAAGCTTCAGCGAGTACATTAAATAATGACTTTAATTTGATCCAAATCGAAAAGGCTTTTAACAATATCgaaaatcaattgaataattTCGATAATAATGTAATACCAGGCCGAAGTGGAAAAAATCCCAACGAATTTGAATATCGAcgtgtaaaatttaaatgtttaaattgtcGACATTTGTGCTTACACAAGATCAAAAAACGTATCGGAAAATCCAAGCATATAGTTGTCTGCTCTTGTGGATGCAGAAATTTGATAAgatttaatcctgaaaatcaATTAGATTCAATTTCTAGAGTTACAAATTTgttacagtaa
- the LOC123291782 gene encoding V-type proton ATPase subunit D 1-like: MSGKDRLPIFPSRGAQMLMKARLKGAQKGHSLLKKKADALQLRFRIILGKIIETKTLMGDVMKEAAFSLAEAKFTTGDFNQVVLQNVTKAQIKIRTKKDNVAGVTLPVFEAYQDGTDTYELAGLARGGQQLAKLKKNFQAAVKLLVELASLQTSFVTLDDVIKLTNRRVNAIEHVIIPRIERTLAYIISELDEMEREDFYRLKKIQDKKKEARALKALTALKAGGDRDEEAANMLDDTDDDLLF; the protein is encoded by the exons atgtctggAAAAGATCGTCTCCCTATTTTTCCATCTCGAgg AGCACAAATGTTAATGAAGGCACGTTTAAAGGGTGCACAAAAAGGacatagtttattaaaaaagaaagcaGATGCATTACAATTACGTTTCAGAATTATTTTAGGGAAAATTATTGag ACCAAAACTTTAATGGGTGATGTAATGAAAGAAGCAGCATTTTCATTAGCTGAAGCGAAATTTACCACTGGTGATTTTAATCAAGTGGTCTTACAAAATGTTACAAAGGCACAAATAAAAATCCGTACCAAGAAAGATAACGTGGCCGGTGTAACATTACCAGTATTTGAAGCATACCAAGATGGTACCGATACATATGAGCTGGCTGGTTTAGCTCGTGGTGGACAACAATTAGCTAAATTAAAGAAGAACTTTCAAGCTGCTGTGAAATTATTAGTTGAATTAGCGTCCTTACAAACATCTTTCGTTACCTTGGATGATGTTATTAAGCTAACGAATCGACGTGTCAATGCTATTGAACATG TAATTATTCCACGAATTGAACGCACATTAGCGTACATCATATCCGAATTGGATGAAATGGAACGTGAAGATTTCTATCGTTTAAAGAAAATCCAAGATAAAAAGAAGGAGGCAAGAGCTTTAAAAGCTTTGACAGCTTTAAAAGCTGGAGGTGATCGTGATGAGGAGGCTGCAAACATGTTAGATGATACTGATgacgatttattattttaa